In Brevundimonas sp. SGAir0440, one DNA window encodes the following:
- a CDS encoding phosphoadenylyl-sulfate reductase has product MQRLEGIQNGLRLSVTTPLEEVEAAAASEDTLVLEFDAFRDGRGFSLAAVLRERGYAGRLIAAGKVLPDQARHLRRSGFDAVELAEGADTAAWDRMDRAFSAAYQPAVDPAPTIWQQRRTASNDRDLDALADRLNRETEGKDASEIVKAALNPALGLRVGAISSFGAESAALLDIIAGEDKAVPVVFLETGQHFLQTLSYRTQLTKALDLTDVRLVTPDAGEKATLDARDDLWKTDADACCDLRKVRPLARATVEFNALITGRKRYQAATRAKLKPFEVLDGVLRINPLANWDTDDVEAWLEENDLPRHPLVEQGYRSIGCWPCTRAVQDSEDARAGRWSGIDKVECGIHLGQRQAAA; this is encoded by the coding sequence ATGCAACGGCTTGAGGGCATACAGAACGGGCTGCGCCTGTCGGTGACGACCCCGCTGGAGGAGGTCGAGGCCGCCGCCGCGAGCGAAGACACGCTGGTGCTGGAGTTCGACGCCTTCCGCGACGGGCGCGGTTTCTCGTTGGCGGCGGTGTTGCGAGAGCGCGGTTACGCCGGGCGTCTGATCGCGGCGGGCAAGGTCCTGCCGGATCAGGCGCGACACCTGCGGCGTTCGGGTTTCGACGCGGTGGAGCTGGCCGAGGGGGCGGATACAGCGGCCTGGGACCGGATGGACCGGGCGTTCAGCGCCGCCTATCAGCCCGCCGTCGATCCTGCACCGACGATCTGGCAGCAGCGGCGTACGGCGTCCAACGACCGCGACCTGGACGCCCTGGCCGATCGGCTGAACCGCGAGACGGAGGGCAAGGACGCGTCCGAGATCGTGAAGGCGGCGCTGAATCCGGCGCTCGGCCTGCGGGTCGGCGCCATCTCGTCGTTCGGGGCCGAGTCCGCCGCCCTGCTGGACATCATCGCTGGCGAGGACAAGGCCGTGCCGGTGGTCTTTCTGGAGACGGGCCAGCATTTCCTTCAGACCCTGTCCTATCGCACCCAGCTGACCAAGGCGCTGGACCTGACCGACGTGCGGCTGGTCACGCCGGATGCGGGCGAGAAGGCGACGTTGGATGCGCGCGACGACCTGTGGAAGACCGACGCCGACGCCTGCTGCGACCTGCGAAAAGTGCGGCCGCTGGCGCGGGCGACCGTAGAGTTCAATGCGCTCATCACCGGGCGCAAACGCTATCAGGCCGCGACGCGGGCAAAGCTGAAGCCGTTCGAGGTGTTGGACGGGGTGCTGCGGATCAATCCCCTGGCGAACTGGGACACCGACGACGTGGAGGCCTGGCTGGAGGAGAACGATCTGCCGCGTCACCCGCTGGTCGAGCAAGGCTACCGATCCATCGGCTGCTGGCCTTGCACCCGCGCGGTTCAGGACAGCGAAGACGCCCGCGCCGGACGTTGGTCGGGCATAGACAAGGTTGAGTGCGGCATCCACTTAGGGCAACGCCAAGCCGCCGCCTGA
- a CDS encoding DUF885 family protein: protein MKISYLAVAAMLAAGSPIAAVAQTPPAAVAVAPADAALNAVIADYETYLKSVDPISASGEGDVEAMGRVPDLSREFELAQRAPLEGFVRRLTAIDPANLSHAGGINHAFLLYTLNRSLEGLDYDTSRLAFDSEGGPGTWALYVGGSTRLNSVAEAEAYIKRIRGFGQIYAQTTANARRGLDTGLVQARSVTESALTLARNDVAIKPDAEPLLKPLSTLPSTVSQADKDRLTAEATAAVSETILPARQAWLEFLESDYLPKAPVQPGIGNRPGGKALYAYLVRGHTTTDLTPDQIHQIGLDEVARIRARMDVEMKASGWTGDFAGFLNFLRTDPQFYATSREALLQQASEMAKRADGGLPPLFATLPRLTYDVQPVPPQIEENYTTGRYNGGSMQNGVAAHYIVNTSKLDQRPLYELPALTLHEAVPGHHLQIALQQEAPGQPYFRRQANVSAYTEGWGLYAEYLGEEMGFYRTPYERFGRLSYEMWRACRLVADTGLHWMGWTEEQARACFRDNSALAPHNIETELQRYIGWPGQATAYKIGEIRLREIRARAERELGSKFNVRTFHDALLVEGPLPLALLDQRMDAWIAEQKAK from the coding sequence ATGAAGATTTCTTATCTGGCTGTTGCAGCCATGCTTGCGGCCGGGTCGCCGATCGCGGCTGTGGCGCAAACGCCGCCCGCCGCCGTCGCAGTTGCGCCGGCAGACGCCGCGCTGAACGCCGTCATCGCCGACTACGAAACCTATCTGAAGTCCGTCGATCCCATCTCGGCCAGCGGTGAGGGCGATGTCGAGGCGATGGGCCGCGTGCCCGACCTGTCGCGCGAATTCGAACTGGCCCAGCGCGCGCCGCTGGAAGGGTTCGTGCGGCGGCTGACGGCCATCGACCCGGCAAATCTTTCCCACGCCGGCGGCATCAACCACGCCTTCCTGCTCTATACGCTCAACCGCAGCCTGGAAGGGTTGGACTACGACACCAGCCGCCTGGCGTTCGACTCCGAAGGCGGCCCCGGAACCTGGGCGCTCTATGTTGGCGGCAGCACGCGCCTGAACTCCGTCGCGGAGGCCGAGGCCTATATCAAGCGTATCCGGGGCTTTGGTCAAATCTACGCCCAGACGACGGCCAACGCCCGGCGCGGCCTGGACACCGGTCTGGTCCAGGCCCGATCGGTAACCGAAAGCGCCCTGACGCTGGCGCGAAACGATGTGGCGATCAAGCCGGACGCCGAGCCGCTGCTGAAGCCCCTATCGACCCTGCCCTCGACCGTGTCTCAGGCAGACAAGGATCGCCTGACTGCAGAGGCGACGGCAGCAGTTTCAGAAACGATCCTTCCGGCGCGCCAGGCCTGGCTGGAATTCCTCGAAAGCGACTATCTGCCCAAGGCGCCGGTCCAGCCGGGCATCGGCAATCGGCCCGGCGGCAAGGCACTCTACGCCTATCTGGTGCGCGGCCACACCACGACCGACCTGACGCCGGACCAGATCCATCAGATCGGTCTGGACGAGGTCGCGCGCATCCGCGCCCGCATGGATGTGGAAATGAAGGCGTCGGGCTGGACCGGCGACTTCGCCGGCTTCCTGAACTTCCTGCGCACCGATCCTCAGTTCTATGCGACCAGCCGCGAGGCCCTGTTGCAGCAGGCCTCGGAGATGGCCAAGCGCGCGGATGGCGGCCTGCCCCCTCTGTTCGCCACCCTGCCCCGCCTGACCTACGACGTGCAGCCCGTGCCGCCGCAGATCGAGGAAAACTACACCACCGGCCGCTACAACGGCGGTTCGATGCAGAACGGCGTCGCGGCCCATTACATCGTCAATACGTCCAAGCTGGATCAGCGCCCGCTTTACGAGTTGCCTGCCCTGACCCTGCATGAAGCCGTGCCGGGCCACCACCTCCAGATCGCCTTGCAGCAGGAGGCGCCCGGCCAACCCTATTTCCGCCGCCAAGCCAATGTCAGCGCCTATACCGAGGGCTGGGGCCTGTATGCCGAATATCTGGGCGAGGAGATGGGCTTCTATCGCACGCCTTACGAACGGTTCGGCCGCCTGTCCTATGAGATGTGGCGCGCCTGCCGACTGGTCGCGGACACTGGCCTGCACTGGATGGGCTGGACCGAAGAACAGGCCCGCGCCTGTTTCCGCGACAACTCGGCCCTCGCGCCCCACAACATCGAGACCGAGCTTCAGCGCTACATCGGCTGGCCCGGCCAGGCCACGGCCTACAAGATCGGCGAAATTCGCCTGCGCGAAATCCGCGCGCGGGCCGAGCGGGAGCTGGGGTCGAAGTTCAACGTCCGCACCTTCCACGACGCCCTGCTGGTCGAGGGGCCGCTGCCGCTGGCGCTGCTGGACCAGCGGATGGACGCCTGGATCGCGGAGCAGAAGGCGAAATAA
- the gcvA gene encoding transcriptional regulator GcvA — protein MVRSLLPLNALRAFEAAARHLNFSRAADELSVTPGAVSQQIRLLEDIVGGPLFVREARGLQLTDLGRSSVPLLREGFERLMDASALLREPPRRKQVSISVAPGFASKWLMPRMDDFHTAHPEIELWISADMEPADLSEGKVDLAVRYGPGDYPGLTVDRLMTETVLPVCAPSLMDGDKPIRKPADLIGHTLLHDMSNDGDPSRPDWAMWLKARGIRHPDPRRGSRFNQSGLLIEAAISGRGVALAKRTLAQADLASGRLVAPFPDGSEAVGFAYYVVQPRDRPPSPSATAFVGWLKKQAVDHDNTMGQL, from the coding sequence ATGGTCCGATCCCTGCTCCCGCTCAACGCCCTGCGCGCCTTCGAGGCCGCTGCGCGTCACCTGAACTTTTCGCGCGCCGCCGACGAACTGTCGGTGACGCCCGGCGCGGTCAGCCAACAGATCCGCCTGTTGGAAGACATCGTCGGCGGACCGCTGTTCGTGCGCGAGGCGCGGGGCCTTCAATTGACCGACCTGGGCCGTTCCTCCGTGCCGCTGCTGCGCGAGGGGTTCGAGCGGCTGATGGACGCCTCGGCCCTGTTGCGCGAACCGCCGCGTCGCAAACAGGTGTCGATCAGCGTGGCGCCCGGCTTCGCCTCCAAATGGCTGATGCCGCGTATGGACGACTTTCACACCGCCCATCCCGAGATCGAACTGTGGATCTCGGCCGACATGGAGCCGGCGGATCTGAGCGAGGGCAAGGTCGATCTGGCGGTGCGCTACGGTCCCGGCGACTATCCTGGCCTGACGGTCGATAGGCTGATGACCGAAACGGTCCTGCCGGTCTGCGCTCCATCGTTGATGGATGGCGACAAGCCGATCCGCAAACCCGCCGATCTGATCGGACACACCCTGTTGCACGACATGTCCAATGACGGCGATCCCAGCCGACCGGACTGGGCCATGTGGCTGAAGGCGCGCGGCATTCGTCACCCCGACCCGCGTCGCGGCTCACGTTTCAACCAGTCGGGTCTGTTGATCGAGGCCGCCATATCGGGGCGCGGCGTGGCGCTGGCCAAACGCACCCTGGCCCAGGCGGACCTGGCATCGGGGCGGCTGGTGGCGCCGTTCCCTGACGGGTCCGAAGCGGTCGGTTTCGCATACTATGTCGTTCAGCCCCGCGACCGCCCGCCCTCACCCAGCGCGACCGCCTTCGTCGGCTGGCTGAAGAAACAGGCCGTCGATCACGACAATACGATGGGCCAACTCTAG
- a CDS encoding cysteine synthase A: MSATSSVIDLIGNTPLVRLNRLSDATGCEILGKAEFLNPGGSIKDRAALSIVQGARASGALKPGGTIVEGTAGNTGIGLALVGAALGHPVVIVIPRTQSEEKKSAIRSLGARLVEVDAAPFSSPNHFVHYSGRLAAELNDSEEAGAIWANQFDNTANREAHYNTTGPEIWTQTNGQVDAFVSAVGSGGTIAGVGAHLREQKPDVTIALADPAGAAMFNWFTRGEMTSEGSSITEGIGVARITGNLEGFRPDYAYRIEDAEFLPILFDLVKHEGLSLGGSAGVNIAGAVRLARELGPGKTIVTCLCDPGSRYASKLFNPEFLRSKGLPEPDWA, from the coding sequence TTGTCCGCTACGTCATCCGTCATCGACCTAATCGGCAATACGCCGCTGGTGCGCCTGAACCGTCTGTCCGACGCGACGGGCTGCGAAATCCTGGGCAAGGCCGAATTTCTGAATCCCGGCGGTTCGATCAAGGATCGCGCGGCCCTGTCGATCGTGCAGGGCGCGCGGGCGTCGGGCGCGCTGAAGCCCGGCGGGACGATCGTGGAAGGCACGGCCGGCAACACCGGCATCGGCCTGGCCCTGGTCGGCGCCGCCTTGGGGCATCCGGTCGTCATCGTCATTCCTCGCACCCAGTCGGAAGAGAAGAAATCCGCGATCCGTTCGCTGGGCGCACGGCTGGTCGAGGTGGACGCCGCGCCCTTTTCCAGCCCGAACCATTTCGTCCACTATTCCGGGCGTCTGGCTGCCGAGCTGAACGACAGCGAAGAGGCCGGCGCCATCTGGGCCAATCAGTTCGACAACACCGCCAATCGCGAGGCCCATTACAACACGACCGGCCCCGAAATCTGGACGCAGACAAACGGTCAGGTCGACGCCTTCGTCTCGGCCGTCGGCTCAGGCGGGACCATCGCCGGCGTCGGCGCCCATCTGCGCGAACAGAAGCCGGATGTGACCATCGCCCTGGCCGATCCAGCGGGCGCGGCCATGTTCAACTGGTTCACCAGGGGCGAGATGACGAGCGAGGGATCGTCGATCACCGAGGGGATCGGCGTGGCCCGCATCACCGGCAATCTGGAAGGCTTCAGACCCGACTACGCCTATCGGATCGAGGACGCGGAGTTTCTGCCGATCCTGTTCGACCTGGTGAAGCACGAAGGCCTGTCGCTGGGCGGATCGGCGGGGGTGAATATCGCCGGCGCGGTGCGGCTGGCGCGCGAGCTTGGCCCCGGCAAGACCATCGTCACCTGCCTGTGCGATCCCGGCTCGCGCTATGCGTCCAAGCTGTTCAACCCGGAATTCCTGCGGTCAAAGGGTTTGCCGGAGCCGGACTGGGCGTAA
- a CDS encoding nitrite/sulfite reductase has protein sequence MYRYDEFDHALVRERVEEFSDQVARRASGALTEDEFKPLRLMNGVYLQLHAYMLRVAVPYGVMSSRQLRRLAHIARTYDKGYGHFTTRCNIQYNWPALTDLPAILSDLAEVEMHAIQTSGNCIRNTTTDVFAGAADDEIEDPRPWCEIIRQWSTIHPEFSFLPRKFKIAVIGAEKDRAAIRTHDVGLQIVKGEDGGTAFRVFVGGGQGRLPHIGQQIAAAIPAVELLAYLTAILRAWNLLGRRDNIHKARIKILVASLGIEAFREEVDKHYATLRREDLRIPDDEAARIKAYFAPPPFEDLPKVSGPFDRALLADPDFARFARNNVRRHRQPGYASVVVSLKPVGGVPGDITADQMDAVADLAQRYSFDELRAAYQQNLVLPHVKLDDVPTVWRALRKARLATANADLATDVIACPGLDYCSLANARSIPVAQALSKRLADMDYQEKLGPVRINMSGCINACGHHHVGHIGVLGVDRKGEEYYQITVGGSPDEQAALGDIVGKSLPADEVAPAIQRTLDRYLQIRTDGERFIDTVRRVGPDPFRDAIYETLDATA, from the coding sequence ATGTATCGCTATGACGAGTTTGACCACGCCCTGGTGCGCGAACGGGTCGAGGAGTTCTCAGATCAGGTGGCGCGCCGCGCTTCCGGCGCCCTGACCGAGGACGAGTTCAAGCCGCTGCGGCTGATGAACGGCGTCTATCTGCAACTGCACGCCTATATGCTGCGCGTCGCCGTTCCTTATGGCGTGATGAGCAGCCGTCAGCTGCGCCGGCTGGCCCATATCGCGCGGACCTACGACAAGGGCTACGGCCACTTCACCACCCGCTGTAACATCCAGTACAACTGGCCGGCCCTGACCGATCTGCCGGCGATCCTGAGCGATCTGGCTGAGGTCGAGATGCACGCCATCCAGACCAGTGGCAACTGCATCCGCAACACCACGACCGACGTCTTCGCCGGCGCCGCCGACGACGAGATCGAGGACCCGCGTCCCTGGTGCGAGATCATCCGTCAGTGGTCGACCATCCACCCCGAGTTCAGCTTCCTGCCGCGCAAGTTCAAGATCGCGGTGATCGGCGCCGAGAAGGATCGGGCGGCGATCCGCACCCACGATGTCGGCCTGCAGATCGTGAAGGGCGAGGACGGCGGAACCGCCTTCCGCGTCTTCGTCGGCGGCGGGCAGGGGCGTTTGCCCCATATCGGCCAGCAGATCGCGGCGGCCATCCCGGCGGTGGAACTGCTGGCCTATCTGACCGCCATTCTGCGAGCCTGGAATCTGCTAGGGCGGCGCGACAACATCCACAAGGCGCGGATCAAGATTCTGGTCGCGTCTCTGGGCATCGAGGCCTTCCGCGAGGAGGTGGACAAGCATTACGCCACCTTGCGCCGTGAGGATCTGCGGATCCCCGACGATGAGGCAGCGCGGATCAAGGCCTATTTCGCTCCGCCGCCGTTCGAGGATTTGCCCAAGGTCAGCGGCCCGTTCGACCGCGCCCTGCTGGCCGATCCGGACTTCGCCCGGTTTGCGCGCAACAACGTCCGTCGTCATCGCCAGCCGGGGTACGCCTCGGTAGTGGTGTCGCTGAAGCCGGTCGGCGGCGTGCCCGGCGACATCACGGCGGACCAGATGGACGCGGTGGCGGACCTGGCCCAGCGCTACTCCTTCGACGAACTGCGCGCCGCCTATCAGCAGAACCTGGTCCTGCCGCATGTGAAGCTGGACGACGTGCCGACGGTCTGGCGGGCGCTGCGAAAGGCGAGGCTGGCGACGGCCAATGCCGATCTGGCGACGGACGTGATCGCCTGCCCCGGCCTGGACTATTGCAGCCTGGCCAACGCCCGCTCGATCCCGGTGGCCCAGGCCCTGTCCAAGCGGCTGGCGGACATGGACTATCAGGAGAAGCTGGGGCCGGTCCGCATCAATATGAGCGGCTGCATCAACGCCTGCGGCCACCACCACGTCGGCCACATCGGCGTACTGGGCGTCGATCGCAAGGGCGAGGAATACTATCAGATCACCGTCGGCGGTTCGCCCGACGAACAGGCGGCGCTGGGCGACATCGTCGGCAAGAGCCTGCCGGCAGACGAGGTCGCGCCTGCCATCCAGCGGACCCTGGACCGCTATCTGCAGATCCGCACGGATGGCGAGCGGTTCATCGACACGGTGCGCCGCGTCGGTCCCGATCCCTTCCGCGACGCCATCTATGAGACGCTCGATGCAACGGCTTGA
- a CDS encoding DUF2849 domain-containing protein: MKIVTANRLSDGRVIYVGLDNEPVEHIDKASVLDDTAAEVVLAEVAGRPDVFVNPYLFEVQDHAPSGRDRLKERIRSAGPTVGHSVAGGVG; encoded by the coding sequence GTGAAGATCGTCACCGCAAACCGCCTGTCGGACGGCCGCGTCATCTATGTGGGCCTCGACAACGAGCCGGTCGAGCACATCGATAAGGCTTCGGTGCTGGACGATACGGCGGCCGAGGTCGTGCTGGCCGAGGTTGCCGGGCGGCCGGACGTCTTCGTGAACCCCTATCTGTTCGAGGTTCAGGACCACGCGCCGTCAGGCCGCGATCGACTGAAGGAACGCATCCGCTCGGCCGGGCCGACCGTGGGCCACAGCGTGGCGGGAGGCGTCGGCTGA
- the flgH gene encoding flagellar basal body L-ring protein FlgH produces the protein MRKAVLILAALAPLAACSTVAETVRGPELAPIGYPAALIPAQQAYLPARETTPASANSLWRTGARTFFGDQRARHIGDILTVKIDIDDRAQTQNSTQRSRSNEINAGVSNLFGLESSLGRAFPGGFDPSKMVGMEGDLKSSGNGSVTRAEKVSLTIAAVVTDVLANGNLVIQGRQEVRTNREVRELTVAGIVRPEDISSANAINHTQIAEARISYGGRGDVSRVQAPPVGQALAERFSPF, from the coding sequence ATGCGTAAAGCCGTCCTGATCCTCGCCGCCCTCGCCCCGCTCGCTGCCTGCTCGACCGTCGCCGAGACGGTGCGCGGCCCGGAACTGGCCCCCATCGGCTATCCCGCCGCCCTGATTCCGGCGCAGCAGGCCTATCTGCCCGCGCGCGAGACCACGCCGGCCAGCGCCAACAGCCTGTGGCGCACGGGCGCCCGCACCTTCTTCGGCGACCAGCGCGCGCGCCACATCGGCGACATCCTGACGGTCAAGATCGACATCGACGATCGCGCCCAGACCCAGAACTCGACCCAGCGCTCGCGCTCCAACGAGATCAACGCGGGCGTCAGCAACCTGTTCGGCCTGGAAAGCAGCCTGGGCCGGGCCTTCCCCGGCGGCTTCGATCCGTCGAAGATGGTCGGCATGGAAGGCGATCTGAAGTCGTCGGGCAATGGTTCGGTCACCCGCGCCGAGAAGGTGTCGCTGACCATCGCCGCCGTCGTCACCGACGTCCTGGCCAACGGCAATCTGGTGATCCAGGGTCGGCAGGAAGTGCGCACCAACCGCGAGGTCCGCGAACTGACCGTCGCCGGCATCGTCCGTCCCGAGGACATCTCATCAGCCAACGCCATCAACCACACCCAGATCGCCGAGGCGCGCATCTCCTACGGCGGTCGTGGCGACGTCAGCCGCGTCCAGGCCCCGCCCGTGGGTCAGGCGCTGGCGGAACGCTTCAGCCCGTTCTGA
- the dxs gene encoding 1-deoxy-D-xylulose-5-phosphate synthase — translation MMPDTPLLDTVKTPADTRDFDIAQLKQLAQEVRAETIDAVSVTGGHLGAGLGVVELTTALHHVFETPKDILIWDVGHQCYPHKILTGRRDRIRTLRQGGGLSGFTKRSESEYDPFGAAHASTSISAALGFAAARDQKGEKNRVVAVIGDGSMSAGMAYEAMNNAAEATSGQLMVILNDNDMSIAPPVGGMSAYLAGLVSGGAYQNVRRLGKTVAQHLPRPFRKAAKKAEEYARGMVTGGTFFEELGFYYVGPIDGHDMDNLVPILKKAAAIEDRPVLVHVVTQKGKGYAPAESSADKLHAVVKFDVVSGKQAKAISNAPSYTKVFGTELIKHAKVDPSIVAITAAMPSGTGLDLFGQAFPERTYDVGIAEQHAVTFAAGLAADGMKPVCAIYSTFLQRGYDQVVHDVAIQSLPVRFAMDRAGLVGSDGATHAGSFDIGFMGALPGMVLMAAADEAELAAMISTSLAIDDRPSAFRYPRGDGVGVEIPDLAAPLEIGKGRIVREGTSVAILSLGTRLQESLKAADMLAAKGVSATVADARFAKPLDADLILRLAREHEALITVEEGAMGGFGAFVLQLLAEKGALDGGLKIRTLNLPDVFQDQDAPMAMYAQAGLNAEHIAAAALQALGVTADQAVRA, via the coding sequence CTGATGCCCGACACCCCGCTACTCGACACCGTCAAGACGCCCGCCGACACGCGGGACTTCGATATCGCCCAGTTGAAACAACTGGCGCAGGAGGTGCGGGCCGAGACGATCGACGCCGTGTCCGTCACCGGCGGCCACCTTGGCGCGGGGTTGGGCGTGGTCGAACTGACCACGGCGCTGCACCATGTGTTCGAGACGCCCAAGGACATCCTGATCTGGGACGTCGGGCATCAGTGCTATCCGCACAAGATCCTGACCGGGCGGCGCGACCGCATCCGCACACTGCGTCAGGGCGGCGGCCTGTCAGGCTTCACCAAGCGCAGCGAGAGCGAATACGATCCGTTCGGCGCGGCCCACGCCTCGACCTCGATCAGCGCCGCCCTGGGCTTCGCCGCCGCGCGCGATCAGAAGGGCGAGAAGAACCGCGTCGTGGCCGTCATCGGCGACGGCTCCATGTCGGCCGGCATGGCCTATGAGGCGATGAACAACGCCGCCGAGGCGACCAGCGGCCAACTGATGGTCATCCTGAACGACAACGACATGTCGATCGCGCCGCCGGTCGGCGGGATGAGCGCCTATCTGGCCGGCCTGGTGTCGGGTGGCGCCTATCAGAACGTCCGACGCCTGGGCAAGACGGTGGCCCAGCACTTGCCGCGCCCCTTCCGCAAGGCGGCCAAGAAGGCCGAGGAATACGCTCGCGGCATGGTCACCGGCGGCACCTTCTTCGAGGAGTTGGGCTTCTATTATGTCGGCCCGATCGACGGCCACGACATGGACAATCTGGTGCCGATCCTGAAGAAGGCGGCCGCCATCGAGGACCGTCCGGTGCTGGTCCACGTGGTGACACAGAAGGGCAAGGGCTACGCCCCCGCCGAAAGCAGCGCCGACAAACTCCATGCGGTCGTCAAGTTCGACGTGGTCTCAGGCAAGCAGGCCAAGGCCATCTCCAACGCGCCCAGCTACACCAAGGTGTTTGGGACCGAGCTGATCAAACACGCCAAGGTCGATCCGTCGATCGTGGCGATCACGGCGGCCATGCCGTCGGGCACGGGTCTGGACCTGTTTGGCCAGGCCTTCCCTGAGCGGACCTATGACGTCGGCATCGCCGAGCAGCACGCGGTGACCTTCGCGGCCGGTTTGGCGGCGGACGGCATGAAGCCGGTCTGCGCGATCTATTCGACCTTCCTTCAGCGCGGTTACGACCAGGTGGTCCACGACGTGGCGATCCAGTCGCTCCCGGTGCGCTTCGCCATGGACCGGGCGGGTCTGGTCGGATCGGACGGGGCGACCCACGCCGGTTCGTTCGACATCGGCTTCATGGGCGCGCTGCCCGGCATGGTGCTGATGGCGGCGGCGGATGAGGCCGAACTGGCGGCGATGATCTCGACGTCGCTGGCCATCGATGACCGGCCCAGCGCCTTCCGTTATCCGCGCGGCGACGGCGTGGGTGTGGAGATCCCTGATCTGGCCGCCCCGCTGGAGATCGGCAAGGGCCGGATCGTGCGCGAGGGCACTTCGGTAGCCATCCTCAGCCTGGGCACCCGTCTGCAAGAATCGTTGAAGGCGGCGGACATGCTGGCCGCCAAGGGCGTGTCGGCCACCGTCGCAGACGCCCGCTTCGCCAAGCCGCTGGACGCCGATCTGATCCTGCGTCTGGCGCGCGAGCACGAGGCCCTGATCACGGTCGAAGAAGGTGCCATGGGCGGCTTCGGCGCCTTCGTGCTGCAGCTGCTGGCCGAGAAGGGCGCGCTGGACGGCGGGCTGAAGATCCGCACCCTGAACCTGCCCGACGTCTTCCAGGACCAGGATGCGCCGATGGCCATGTACGCCCAGGCCGGCCTGAACGCCGAACACATCGCCGCCGCCGCGCTTCAGGCCCTGGGCGTGACCGCCGATCAGGCCGTCAGAGCCTAA
- the cysG gene encoding siroheme synthase CysG: protein MRVFLASIPLEAAKIVIIGGGEPALAKLRLFLNTPAELVWFAPDGAPPKIETPLTAPEPVLRSPEAEDLAGARLVFMALDDAEELTRLGHFARAAGAQVNVVDKPHLSDFQTPALIDRDEVVIGVATGGSAPILARDIRTAIEGVLPAGLANVARLARELRDTVKASVPDFMARRRFWEKAFRGPAATLAAEGRTAEARREMLRLLNVAASEQGVVHILGAGPGDPELLTLKALRVLQDADVIIHDRLVPEAVLERARRDAKRLYVGKARGEHSVPQDQIEALMIAEARAGHRVVRLKGGDPFVFGRGGEELEAMRAAGVPVFVVPGVTAALACAASAGIPLTHRDHAQAVTFVTAQAKPGGVEADWTRLAGPNHTLAIYMGSDRAEETAARLIAAGRSHSTPVAIVENGSRPDERVLTGRLDGLGALVRGSDLTGPALLFVGETAAFSAAQLDVRAEVAA from the coding sequence ATGCGTGTATTTCTCGCCTCTATTCCGCTGGAGGCCGCAAAGATCGTGATCATCGGCGGCGGCGAGCCGGCGCTGGCCAAGCTGCGACTGTTCCTCAACACGCCGGCCGAGTTGGTCTGGTTCGCACCCGACGGCGCGCCCCCCAAGATCGAGACGCCGTTGACGGCGCCGGAGCCGGTGCTGCGTTCGCCAGAGGCTGAAGACTTGGCGGGCGCACGGCTGGTGTTCATGGCGCTGGACGACGCGGAAGAACTGACGCGGCTGGGTCATTTCGCGCGCGCAGCGGGCGCCCAGGTCAATGTGGTGGACAAGCCGCATCTGAGCGACTTCCAGACCCCAGCCCTGATCGACCGCGACGAGGTCGTGATCGGCGTGGCGACCGGCGGATCGGCGCCCATCCTGGCGCGGGACATCCGCACGGCCATCGAGGGCGTGCTGCCGGCCGGACTGGCCAATGTGGCGCGGCTGGCGCGCGAGTTGCGCGACACGGTCAAGGCCAGCGTGCCGGACTTCATGGCGCGCCGTCGCTTCTGGGAGAAGGCCTTCCGGGGTCCGGCCGCGACGCTGGCGGCGGAAGGTCGAACCGCCGAGGCGCGGCGCGAGATGCTGCGCCTGCTGAACGTCGCCGCGTCGGAACAGGGCGTCGTCCACATTCTCGGCGCCGGGCCGGGCGACCCGGAACTGCTGACCCTGAAGGCGCTGCGTGTGTTGCAGGACGCCGACGTCATCATCCACGACCGGCTGGTGCCCGAGGCGGTGCTGGAGCGCGCGCGGCGCGACGCCAAGCGGCTTTATGTCGGCAAGGCGCGGGGCGAGCACTCGGTGCCGCAGGATCAGATCGAGGCCCTGATGATCGCGGAGGCTCGTGCTGGACACCGTGTGGTGCGGCTAAAGGGCGGCGATCCCTTCGTCTTCGGGCGCGGCGGCGAGGAGTTGGAGGCCATGCGGGCAGCCGGCGTTCCGGTCTTTGTGGTGCCCGGTGTGACGGCGGCCCTGGCCTGCGCGGCCTCGGCGGGCATCCCCCTGACCCACCGCGACCACGCCCAGGCGGTCACCTTCGTGACGGCTCAGGCCAAGCCGGGCGGTGTCGAGGCCGACTGGACGCGACTGGCCGGCCCCAACCACACCCTGGCCATCTACATGGGGTCGGACCGTGCCGAGGAGACGGCTGCGCGCCTGATCGCGGCGGGGCGTTCGCACTCGACGCCCGTCGCCATTGTCGAGAACGGCAGCCGCCCGGATGAGCGGGTTCTGACCGGCCGACTGGACGGGCTGGGCGCCCTGGTGCGCGGCTCCGATCTCACAGGACCGGCCCTGTTGTTCGTCGGCGAAACGGCGGCCTTCTCGGCGGCCCAGCTGGATGTTCGAGCTGAGGTCGCGGCGTGA